A stretch of Chitinophaga caeni DNA encodes these proteins:
- a CDS encoding EboA domain-containing protein, which yields MEYLYDVDTAKSLLLEIIKLNSDEKSLVWLHEKLTRYKENPQLQIFNTTFTAIPRFIGKANISNYLDNDHFERIIPGCYYSYTLFTTDQLARLWWLMQIQVNSKEAYCKAIEQLFLSAEMRELVALYKFLPYYAYPEYWVHQTKEGIRSNIGYVLAAIMEHNPYPAKYLDEAAWNQLVLKAFFTEMKVSAINGLMERANPTLARILWDYANERRSAGRRVPNGLWNLVGPFADTIDWQKLTAFYDGSPGEEKKEMALGLSLSPSGPIKEWLDATGFGEDIKSGKIKLEPGWTAHPPSKFNNI from the coding sequence ATGGAGTATTTATATGATGTAGATACGGCAAAATCGTTGTTATTAGAAATCATCAAGTTAAACTCGGATGAAAAGTCCTTGGTATGGCTACATGAGAAATTGACCCGTTATAAGGAAAACCCTCAATTGCAGATATTCAATACTACTTTTACGGCTATTCCAAGGTTTATAGGGAAAGCTAATATCAGCAATTATTTAGATAATGATCATTTCGAACGCATCATACCGGGATGCTATTATTCATATACTCTCTTTACAACGGATCAACTGGCGCGGTTATGGTGGCTAATGCAAATACAGGTGAACTCGAAAGAAGCCTATTGTAAAGCCATTGAACAACTGTTCCTTTCTGCCGAGATGCGCGAGCTGGTGGCGCTGTACAAGTTCTTACCTTATTACGCTTACCCGGAATACTGGGTTCATCAAACGAAGGAAGGAATCCGTTCCAATATCGGCTACGTATTGGCCGCCATCATGGAACATAATCCTTACCCTGCCAAATACCTGGATGAAGCTGCCTGGAACCAACTCGTACTAAAAGCCTTTTTTACAGAGATGAAAGTAAGCGCTATAAATGGTCTTATGGAAAGGGCGAACCCTACCTTAGCGAGAATCTTATGGGATTATGCAAACGAGCGGAGATCCGCCGGGCGCAGGGTACCTAACGGGCTCTGGAACTTGGTAGGTCCATTTGCCGATACCATTGATTGGCAAAAATTAACGGCTTTTTATGACGGGTCACCGGGGGAAGAAAAGAAAGAAATGGCATTAGGACTATCGTTAAGTCCATCCGGGCCTATCAAGGAATGGCTGGATGCTACCGGGTTCGGGGAAGATATAAAATCCGGTAAGATAAAATTAGAACCAGGTTGGACAGCACATCCACCTTCAAAATTTAATAACATTTGA
- a CDS encoding TatD family hydrolase — MCCSHELSEKDLQPITVHAGWQENIKGMRFFDPHVHMTSRTTDDYQAMADAGVAAIIEPAFWLGQPRTGLDSFRDYYSSLVGWERFRSSQFGIKHYCTIGLNSKEANNERLAEQVMEILPLFIYKEGVVGIGEIGFDDQTAAEEKYYRAQLELAKEAQLPVQIHTPHRDKKRGTQRSMDIAIEHGIDPSMVIVDHNNEETVKEVLDRGFWAAFTIYPFTKMGNERMVAVVQQYGSERIMINSAADWGISDPLAVPKTAALMKVNNIADADIRLVTYQNAITAFAQSGQINVADFEQAQPVNQSLDYQGNKILRGGQQPRIDKEDIIIR; from the coding sequence ATGTGTTGCAGTCACGAATTATCAGAAAAAGACTTACAACCAATAACTGTTCACGCAGGTTGGCAAGAAAATATTAAAGGCATGCGATTTTTTGATCCGCATGTGCATATGACTTCCAGGACGACCGATGATTACCAAGCAATGGCGGATGCCGGTGTGGCAGCCATCATTGAACCGGCCTTCTGGCTTGGTCAACCGCGGACAGGGCTTGACAGTTTCCGCGATTATTATTCCAGCCTGGTAGGATGGGAAAGGTTCCGTTCTTCGCAGTTTGGCATCAAGCATTATTGTACGATAGGGCTTAATTCCAAGGAAGCTAACAACGAAAGGCTGGCAGAGCAGGTAATGGAAATATTACCCCTTTTTATTTATAAAGAAGGCGTAGTGGGCATAGGTGAAATCGGGTTCGACGATCAAACTGCCGCCGAAGAAAAATATTACCGCGCACAGTTGGAACTGGCCAAGGAAGCGCAATTGCCAGTTCAAATTCATACCCCTCACCGTGATAAAAAAAGGGGCACACAACGCAGTATGGATATTGCAATTGAGCATGGGATTGATCCTTCCATGGTAATCGTGGATCATAATAATGAAGAAACGGTGAAAGAAGTGCTAGACCGGGGCTTCTGGGCAGCTTTTACGATCTACCCCTTTACCAAGATGGGAAATGAAAGGATGGTAGCCGTAGTACAACAATACGGAAGCGAGCGGATCATGATTAATTCCGCAGCAGACTGGGGCATCAGTGATCCCCTTGCCGTACCAAAAACTGCCGCTCTTATGAAGGTTAATAATATTGCCGATGCCGATATCCGCCTCGTTACATATCAAAATGCGATTACCGCTTTCGCGCAAAGCGGCCAAATTAACGTGGCTGATTTTGAACAGGCGCAGCCGGTCAACCAAAGCCTGGATTATCAAGGCAATAAAATATTAAGAGGCGGGCAGCAACCGAGAATAGATAAAGAAGATATTATCATACGCTAG